The nucleotide window TTCTCTTGATACTTATCAAAACACTAATTTCTATATTAAGTTTGGATTTATTATGCCcaatattatttaatgaatttattaAAATTACAAAGCATTGCAAAACTTCAGCAGCATTCCTGcctttttggaaaccaggaagtgagacaggagcCCTAACCCCTTATATGGCTgattaaataatgtttttatggaAAGCTGATGGCATTGATAATGAATCTGGGACACATCTTTAAAGGgtaaacatttttacaaaaaattatatatattttaaaacaaagatgattcatttttttttacacatttttaattgttgaagttgtgatttttttgtctGGGTATTTTCTGGTTCTGGGCAAGTTTATTGATTAAAAACTGAAAGcagattaaaatattttataaatccCATTCATGCATataaatcctttaaaaatactgtttcacCCCGTAAATTAAATGTTATAATTTTAAGTTCTAGAATACAGCGCAAGTTCTGGCATAAACCCcacaaaataatcttaaaaccTTGATTATTCAACCATACCAGTGCTAATAAGTTGCTCCTCTATCAGACTACGAGTTGTAGACGTGAAGGAGATAACTTCTGTCGAGTTATTAACGCcttgaaaacagaaacacattaacGGCTTTGCAGACAGAACCAACGTTGCCATCCTTGAACATTTGACAATGAAGGACACAATAGACggggtcacagtggccttgaccttcAACCTTTGACTACCAAGTTGTAGCTAATCAGTTCGTCGTTgactccctcaaggtgttcttgagatatcacatttatgagaatgagacatGCTATGCTAGGTACATAAAATGTTCTCAGTAATTAAACTAAAATTGTGAATTCTTAATAACAACAATGGTTAACATCACGTTTTGTAGCAGTACTCTTTATTGAACAATCACAGTTACAACTGAGTGTCACAATAATCAATTAGTTACAGTTAATCTACTGGCAAAATGTAAGTATAATTTGAAACTGAAGATGTCGCGGCCTGTACAGCATTATATCTACAGCACAGAAGTCAATGAATCAGTATGGTGTCCATTATCACTGACCGTGGCCGAGTGTACGAGAAAAGTGGGATGCATTCCAAAACATGCTTCCTGGTCCTTTGGAGTAAATGTCAAGCCTTATTTAAGCCTTGTTCTGAAATCAATACTAACTGATATATGAAATTAAACACTAACAAGCAGAAAAACAAGCCGGTTTTGATAAGTACGCCTGGAAGTATCGCGACAGCTACAATCACGGCAAGACAAAGCTTCCAGGACAGAAACACAGCTATGTACACAACTTAAACGCAAGGAAACAtgcagaaaaccaaaacaaatcaaaacatgCATAACAGTTAGCTGAACATAGTTCAGAGTATTGGATGTGTCATAAGCACAATGCCATGAAGAGGCATTACTTTGGGCCCACGCTCAGGTGCCACGCTGACACACAGTGCCAGGAGGCCGGAGAGAAGGCGCTTCTTCAATACACACAAAGGTTCTCTCTCATCAACAGCACGTGTTATTGTACCATTATTCATCGTTTGTACAATGGGACACGTTGGACAGGAAAGAAACCAGTGGGCTTTATGGAGCTGGCTTGTGATGAACTGTATGACGAGCTCACTCTGTAGACTTTGAATCCTTGGCGGCCATTTTGAACTTGGGGCTCTCCCTGATCAAGCACAGCTAAGCTAGTCGAAGAAAGGCTAATACAGCGTTCAGAATATTTAACGGCCAACTAATAGAAGTGCAGCGTTTTTCCAAATTTCAATTTTTCGGCCATGATAGCAAGGTCAAGGATAAGAGAAACTTTAGCTGTTAATATTAGCTAACTAAGTGCTTAGGTAGCCTCCCGTGTGTGaagaaattaaaacattttcttcatttatatgtaattttttttcaagcTACCACCCTGTAATGCAGTGTGACCAAAGACATTTCAATATTTTGtccttaaaatatcaaacttTCCACATTTGTGTTTGGAAAGCAGCAAggatgctagctagctaaacatCCTGCTAACCTTAAAAaattaacaccacttttatgatttctgaagcgtaaatgcaattgccagacAAGCTAACGTGGTCACATGCTAACGTCACCACCACAATGAAGCTTAAAGCTGTTTGGTGTTATGATGCTCTGTGGTCTCGTTTAGCCGAATGTTAGCAACCgtatttttaaggaaaaggcaACAAAAATCAAGAGTGGCgtatttactgatgtttttatatcgtagaaaccaaaccaaaaacCCGCTGTTTTTGAGACGAGAAAACCGGGAGTGCAAAAATGCTCACTCATTTCGGGTTTTCCGACTCATCCTGAAGCACTCCACTCGCAATTACTCTCGCTGGAGCTTTGGTAGAGTGCTACAAGCATTCAAAATGGCCGCCATGGGATATGGGACTGACCCAAATATAGATCTTTACTTATTAAACATGGTTGGGGTCTGTCCACTCAATTCATGATGTAATAGAAACAATAGATTAGTCAATGATACGACATCAATTCTCTATTATTTCAAGCGTAATGTCTAATGTTACTTTAAAAGATATCCACTGCTGAACTTAATAAAGAggctaaaaaaatgtttaatgaacTGACCCCAACCTCACCTTGAAAAACAGACCGATTCACGTCTGCTTTCAAATGGGCATTTAACCGGCCAACCACAGCGTATTCCTCACATGTCGTTTCATTGGAGCTCCTGTAGAAAATAAGCCAGCTTCAAACCCAAAATGCAGATAAAGAAGTTGTGGTACCTAAACATAGTAGGCAGACAGCTCCTTTTGTTTCTTAACAAACCTGAAATAATTGTCTCAAAGCAACTTCCACAAGATTAAAAGTTGGAACATCTCGATTGGAACACAACTGTTGTCAATGCATTTCATCGTATAGCAATACATTAAGAGTGTTTGATAGATACGGATCAACAAGTCCATGTACGTAGTTTAATGATACAATTTGTATCAAACAAGGTTTTTCTCTGTCTAGCATGGATTCAGCTGGGATCTGCTACAGACAACAGCAGCCGCTGTGGGCCAAAAGCACAGCAGGGGAGTccgttaaatatatttacattacatacatgaTTTACTGATGTCCACGTGTTCTGTCTGTAGCAGATACCAGAGTTGACCCAAAATAAagggccagagagagagagatagagagagagaaagagagagagatgtccCTTACTAAAACTAAGGTACACATGACAGGGTCACCCATCTCTACAGCTACAACTCTGACCAAAATACTCAATACGTCATCTCAAATAAGACGACTACCCTTCGAACACCCATTTTTACCAACATGGAAAAAGCCCCACAAATGGCCGCACGTCACACAAAGAGATTAATATAATACACAGACCTCGGTCAAATAGTAGTTTGAAACTGTCATGTGAGGATGGAGTACCAGATGTGGGTTTGCCACATAAGAAAATCATGTTTACATACTTATTTCTTTATAATTATGAAGTACAAAATCCCGTCCATGTCGCGCACACTGTTCGACTCTGGTCAAAAGGTGATGGATGCTTAAATAATCCTTCATATCCCTCAGATTTTATACAATACCAACTCACGGATTTGGctgtaaaacacaaaaagtgCCTTTTGAATTTGATGCATAACAAGTCCTGCATGTGAAAGACACGTCTAATAAGCTacttaataaatacaaataaaaaaaggctAACTGGGCAGGTCTGGAACAATCTCCACAAGTTGCACTTTGTGTCATAGATTTCGTCAAATGACTCGCTCTGCCTGCACTTCCTACAGATTTAGTCATTGCTGCGCAGTGACCAGAGCTGGTTTTGGATTATCTTCAGCATTTCATATCCTTAAAACGTAGGCATTAATGTCATAAGGAAAGACAAAGCTCTCCCTGCAGACAATCCAAAAGCATTCCAGGATTTAAAATTCCGCCATGCGAAGGCCCAGCTTGTGTTTCCCTATTTTTACTCAGACTACATAACTGCTGTTGTTTCATAATGATACACGGACTCGTCCTTCAGTTGTCAGTATCCTGTTTGAGCTTTCTCCGCAAGTATAGCGGCCGCCAGCTGCTGGGGGTCTGTGATGTGGGGGCTCCTGGCCATCACCCGGCTCACCAGCTCCGAAGGGAAGATGTTACACAGGTTGACGTAAACCTTCTCCCTCATGTCCCCGTAGCGGCTGTGTGCAGGGGATTCTGGGTGCTGCTGCATGTAGGAGGGAGCGGCGTGGGAGGGCACTGTCAGGTGAGCGCTGTGAGGCGGGTACGGTGGGAGCGGAGTGCTCGATGGGTGAGGCGGGTGAGGAGAGTGGGAAGGGGGTGGAGGGTGGTTTAGGTAATGTGTTGGGGATGGGTGGAGAGCTGGGTGGGAGGAGTGGTGCTGGGTGTAGCCGTCCTGTGCCCAGGGAGGGGCGTGCCAGGATGACTGCCGTGTGTCTGGCAGGCTCTGGTAGGCAGACGGCTCGTACCTGGATGGCGGCAACGGAGGCTGTCTGTAGTATGTGTCCCAGCTGGGCAACGCTTTTGTCCGGTGATGATGGTGTGATGTGGAGAGGTGTTCATACAGATGTGAGTCTGACACGCTCTCTCCTCGTGTGGGGGCCAGGCAGCGGCCGAGAGGAGAGCCAGGGGGGTGAGGGTTGGTCTGCGGCAGGGAGTGGTAGTCGCCTGGGCAGCTGGAGCGTGCAGCCAGTGGCTGGTGCTGGAGGTGAGGGGGCAGGGGGTAGAGAGGGCGCTTTGGTGGAGCCTCTGGTGGAGGCTGATCGTGAGCACAGCTCTGCCCGCGTGCCAGGTGGTAGCTGTGCACTCCGGTATTAGAAGCATGGCTGTGTTGGATATTTGTGTAATCTGCAGGATGAAGGCCACATAGTTCATGGTTTGATGCGGCGTGATGGGGATACAGCCGGCTGTGAGGGTTAGCAAAATGGACGCTGTCTTCCAATAAGGTGTCCGGGGGGCACCCTGGACACGGCCTTTCACTGTACGAGTCGCAGCTGCTACCGCAACTCACGCTGCTTTCGCTGCCGCACTCAGAGCCCGCTGAGCCCACCGAGCCCAGTCGCAGGTCTGTGTCATTGGGGAAGCGACAGTCTGGGCTGCGTCTCGAGGAGAGGCTCAGGCCAGAGTAGGCACGCGTTACTGAGTAGTAGCTCAAGTCCGGAGATTCACAGTGAGGGTAAAGGTCATGGGTGGGAGCTGGGAGACTATGAGGAGTCGCTGCTCTGGTCTGCTGGTCCTGGGGGAGGCTGAAACTGGAAGGAGGGCCTCCTGGGGCTGGAGACATGATGTTGCTGATACTCCCACTGCTACTGTTGCTGCCACATATGCTGCTCTTCTGGCTCTCCAGCCTCCCTTTCGCCAGCAGCTTCTCCTCAGCGTCGCTGTACGACAGAGCGCGGATGCTGGGGTCTGACTGCCGCTTCGGGGCACCTTTTTTAGCATCAATGCTGCTGGCTGGCACGCTGTGGCTCTTCACCAGCCCAGTGTCGCCCTGGTTCTTTGTGGTGACGCAGGTCTTGGCACTGGCACGCAGCTCGTCAGCCACAGCACGCTGGGGCTGGGCACCTCTTTCTGGGTGGTAGTACTTACACTTGTGGCCGTAAGTGCACTTCTTTCCTGGAGACAGAAGAGTAAATATGGTCCAAATGGACAGAAGATAAAATGCATTGTTATTTCTTtttggtgtgtgtctgtgttctcACCGTATGGACACGGCTGTTTCTTCTGCTCCGGCATGACAGGTCTTTTCCTCAGGAAGTTGTCCAAGCTGGGGCCATGACGACCGAGAGGGTCATCTGGGGGCATGAATCTGAGAGATGGGAAGGAGGattattagaaaataaaaaggacccggtgatttaaaccagtaaaaactctGAAATTCTTTTAACACCACGTCACTATGATCTGTCCCTCAGTAACGCACTTCACTCACTTGTCATTGACAAAAGAATACATGAGCAGCCGCTCATCAATGAACTTCTTCCACTCAGGCTTCTCATTAGCCAGGTCTCGGTAGTTGTCATTGGAGACGATGATGCCGTCTGACTCATAGGCCAGCTTGACGATGAAACGGTCGTCATAGCAAACCACGCGCCGACCTTGGACACGCCGTGACGGAGTGAAGACCAGGATCTTTTCCTTCTCCAGGCGACGCAGGATCTCCTGATCTGTGTGAGGGGAGGGGTATGGTGAGGTCGAGAAAAACAAACGCTGTGCTGGAATAAACTCgccacgtgtgtttgtgtcagtcgGCCTTGTGTACTGACCTGTGATGGGGGCGTCCGGGCGGGACTGCTCTTTCCTCCACGCTGgcacaaacacagtgatgtcatgaTGGCCACGCTCTAGGAACCAATCCACAGCCAGCTGGATGCCCTGGCAGGAAAACACTTCCTTGTTGCCATGGCTACAGGACATAAGTAAGAGGCAGAAGGTCATAGCAAATTAATATGGTGGGTTTTGATGTTGGTTTTTCAGCAACACATGCGCCATTATGTAAAACTGTGCCGCGTGGAATCGataaaaagacatttaacaattatttaaaggtcccatattgtaaaaagtttttttttatttccaagtAGGTATGGGTGCTACAAATACTGTCAAAACACAGAGCAATGCATACAGTCCATTTATagaaactgtgcctttaaagaAGCCGTCAGGACTTCTGtgtagttgtgatgtcacaactatgCTAATATAGACTGTTTTTAAACTTGTGTCGGGATGTCAGTTTCGGTTAACATTTGTCTTGATAGCCCAACACCCTTTAACTGATAACTGTTTAACTGTTAacgaaaaaaagcaaaatacaaGAAGCCTCATCTTTTAGTCCGACGTTCCACTGACCCAGTGTGAGCTGTAGCGCCACATTTCAAAGCGTTActcatttagaggtggtgaactTTTAAGATTTCGTGCTGTAAATGTCTcgccttttattttctgtcagctTTGCATTAACATTAGCTCCCATGGTGCCCAAGGCCAACCCTTCAGCCTTGGtcactctgcactgcacaccagcTGAGTCTAgtagcagctagctagcagcgcCAGTCATTCGCAATTACTACTGGTAATGCTGTCCTGGTGGTGGTGCGCGTTTGGAAATATAATGGACTATCGGGGAGTAAGCGGCTACATTTTTAGccgcaaaacccctttagcatcgTTAACTATGTTAGTACCACTAGCCTTTTTTTAGCGTGTCCGAAACCTCATTATGAAATCAATAGTACGTAAATTCCGAACTATTCCTGGAACAGACGGATGACACATGGACGGATTATTGAGCTTTGCTGAGGTTGCAACATGATTTAAGCTTTTAGTTAGCCATGCTAATAGCTTGGCTACACGGATGTCCGTCAGTTGTTCCATAactttgatccagactgaaaatATCTCAACTATAACTATTTGGAAGGTGTACCGTGACGTTTGGTACACACATAAATATTAAACCTGCTAAACACCAGCTTGTTAATTTAAGCACTATCTGGTGACTAAGATGTCTGTGACATTACGTTATGCAACAAGTTTGCCTGAGGTTTATATTTTCAAACAACCGAAGTACAAAATAGGGGTCGACAGATAGTCGGCCTGGCCGATTATCGGGGCCGATATTATGAATTTTTAGGGTTATCGGTATTGGTGAATTTTTCCACCAATATGCCGATATACAGCTTTGTTTTCCTAAGCTGCGCTGTTTTGCCCCTGGCGTGCTTCTCACTGCCTGCACGTACCACTCTAGGCTCTTTAAAGCAAACTCAAGACCTACCATTTTAGCCAGGCTTTTAATTGAGctctctttattttataattttttttttttattgtttttcattttatcttttaaattttgtatttatgattattgtatatttatttatttatttttattaatctgtttttatttggctgGCATATTCTTCAACttcattacttatttatttattttcaacttatttattttcccatttATTGAAAAGTGCTGCTGGCAGCTCCCTGTACTTTTTCATTGGAAAAGTTCTCAGAATAAATATATACTTAATTGCATGTGAATGTAGTGTTTtgtcagtgttcatttttttaattctgtgtcaactgatttttacagcagacatataTCGGTTGTAAATATCGGCTATCGGTATCTCTGTTTCATAATAATCTGTATCAGCATCGGctctgaaaaaaacatattggtcGATCCCTAgtacaaaagaaacaaacactgaaaagaTTCTGACCACTATCTATATACACAAGGGTATGTTGAACAATGGTATACATATTGAGTACGTAGTGCATAGTACACAATTTCGGATGCAGCGAAAGATACGAAATGGGTCgctttgtgtttcctgttgaaatatttgttaatgaagtagctgacaggaagtaaacaggaaccaaagctgttgccctagcaacagaacAGCAATGAGACACCAAGAGCACAGATGTTGAAGACCTggaaactctgaccaatcagcgcagactgggctttttagGTAAGGGGGGGgtccttaaagagacaggcgctaaaatgGGCCGTTTCAGACAGAGGATGAAAACAGGTCTGTTCATGCACACATTACGTGCAAATtctaaaatgtttctgaacattaaagcatgtcaacgtgttctagtagaaaccctgaatacaagtatgaacctgaacaTGAGCAGAATGTGTTAACTTTATTAACCCCTTCAGATCCCCTGTGTCCCTGAAGAGTCTGCTCACCTCATGGCTACATTACTGCCGTCCACCACAATCGGCCGCAGGTTATCCTGGTCACACAGAGAGTCCGACGGACAGGGTGAGTCCGACCTCTGGCTATCCAGCAAATCAGAGCAGCcacaagaggaagaggaggatgaggaagatgaGGTAGAGGCTAGTGATCCAGCCGGCTGCTCACTGTCCGACTTGGTGCCCAGTTTGACCAGCTCTCCCAGTATGTCATTGATGAGGGTGTCAGGGCCAAGCTTCGACAGCACCAGCCTCACCGTCTCCTCAGAGTAGCCCAGCTTCAGGGCAAACTCCAGCTTCGCCTGGTACTCCTTCCCACCAGCCTCGGGCGCTGGCTCTGACGAGGAGGGACTGGGCTGAGGCTCAGGTGGGTGCTTACATGGGGAGCTGGGTGAGGACTGTGCAGGGGTGTCGGGTTCAAGCTCGGATGAGAGTTCAGATGGGAGCTCAGGAGGACCCTCAGTGCCTAAGTCCACACACTGGGTCCGACAAAGCGGCTGGTGGGTGTTTTTACTGTGAGTAaaccctccctctcctccatccGGGTCGGGGCCGACCGCAAGAGTGGCGCCGGAAGACGCCGCCGGCTTGCACTCTGTGTCAGACCCGGCATTTTCCTCCACCTCGGCCGGCAGAGGGGAATTGGCGGTGCTGCTGTTGCCGGAGCTTTCCCCCTGCTCCTCCATAGCAGGGGGCCCGTCAGCGCAGCCAGCCTGCCGGTCGGCCCCTGCTACGTGGAGATACTCCAAATCCAGCCCCAGGTCAAGGATGTGGCCTGCTCCTGCCTCCACATGGTCCTTCTGGCCCATGGGTCTGTCACAGACATCCAGCACACGGGGCCGACTGCTCCCTTCTCACAAAGCTCGACTCATCGGTGCCTAAAGGAAGACACAGGCGAAGTTGATTTAAACCATGGAAATAATACATGTATAGCAAgggcacgtgtgtgtgtgtgtgtgtgtgtgcatgtgcagaaTATTAATGCGCTGTTTTAAGGAACTGCACAGCAGAATTCGTTGTACAACATGCAGTAACAATAACGTCTTTCTAGTCTCCTGAACTGCACGATGAATCATTTGCAAAGTGAGAATTTGCATTCAGGCTGTATTGTGACGTGATAAGATAATTTAAAGTCAACACAGACTGTCGCTTTAGGAAAATCTGACCTTTTCCCCTTTATTTTCTTAGGGAAATTTTCGCCTAAGCTGTTCGCACACTGTGGCTCTGAGCTGTTATTTACACTGGCTCTGACTCTGGGGCAGTTGGGGACTCCACTGAGGCACAGGCTGGCTGACACAAAGAGCCAATGGGGCCTCTCACCCTAATTAATGGACTCCcgcgttttcttttttttttttttttagtctggCCCCAGTGTGTTTTTACAGGGCCACGCCACAGCACATTAATCTAAGGGGGGAACAGAGGGtgaactgtttaaaaaaagacagcgAGCCGTTGGCGATGGACCCTTCCCCCTCACATTCTACCTGGTAATTAAGGTCCATATGCTTCTTCCCACTGGGGTGGTGGAGTCACTCATTAAAGCACAGAGGGGCTCCGAGGCCACCGAGCCAATCAACATTTGCGCAATCGAGCACCAAGGACATGGGATCTGGTTAGGCTAATCTGATTGGTGTCAAAGGTTTAGCTGTGCGGAAATTACAGGGAGCACTTTGGAAAGTTAATCTGAGATCAGGAAAGTGATACGTTAATCTCAAGAAACAAAATTGCAGGCCTGGTGTATGCTGACtagagttaaagggatagttcggagtttttgaagtggggttgtatggggtacttaaccatagtcagtgtattacacacagtagatgtcagtcggcatgccgccagtttgaagaagcaggctggagtcagaCATGGAGGCTAAGTaatatactgctgtggatgggggccagcgaccaaatgtattttagccacacaaaaaacatcaaaatcagttaaagtgtatgctgtatttaaagtatttttgatGCTTTACCTTTCaggttcagttccccatctatgctctcgtcaaagccaccagactccattgacaaaaacagtaattttagctcactgaacacaggagctgctggtctaccactacTACGGTCA belongs to Epinephelus lanceolatus isolate andai-2023 chromosome 24, ASM4190304v1, whole genome shotgun sequence and includes:
- the LOC117250085 gene encoding putative ribonuclease ZC3H12C yields the protein MGQKDHVEAGAGHILDLGLDLEYLHVAGADRQAGCADGPPAMEEQGESSGNSSTANSPLPAEVEENAGSDTECKPAASSGATLAVGPDPDGGEGGFTHSKNTHQPLCRTQCVDLGTEGPPELPSELSSELEPDTPAQSSPSSPCKHPPEPQPSPSSSEPAPEAGGKEYQAKLEFALKLGYSEETVRLVLSKLGPDTLINDILGELVKLGTKSDSEQPAGSLASTSSSSSSSSSCGCSDLLDSQRSDSPCPSDSLCDQDNLRPIVVDGSNVAMSHGNKEVFSCQGIQLAVDWFLERGHHDITVFVPAWRKEQSRPDAPITDQEILRRLEKEKILVFTPSRRVQGRRVVCYDDRFIVKLAYESDGIIVSNDNYRDLANEKPEWKKFIDERLLMYSFVNDKFMPPDDPLGRHGPSLDNFLRKRPVMPEQKKQPCPYGKKCTYGHKCKYYHPERGAQPQRAVADELRASAKTCVTTKNQGDTGLVKSHSVPASSIDAKKGAPKRQSDPSIRALSYSDAEEKLLAKGRLESQKSSICGSNSSSGSISNIMSPAPGGPPSSFSLPQDQQTRAATPHSLPAPTHDLYPHCESPDLSYYSVTRAYSGLSLSSRRSPDCRFPNDTDLRLGSVGSAGSECGSESSVSCGSSCDSYSERPCPGCPPDTLLEDSVHFANPHSRLYPHHAASNHELCGLHPADYTNIQHSHASNTGVHSYHLARGQSCAHDQPPPEAPPKRPLYPLPPHLQHQPLAARSSCPGDYHSLPQTNPHPPGSPLGRCLAPTRGESVSDSHLYEHLSTSHHHHRTKALPSWDTYYRQPPLPPSRYEPSAYQSLPDTRQSSWHAPPWAQDGYTQHHSSHPALHPSPTHYLNHPPPPSHSPHPPHPSSTPLPPYPPHSAHLTVPSHAAPSYMQQHPESPAHSRYGDMREKVYVNLCNIFPSELVSRVMARSPHITDPQQLAAAILAEKAQTGY